The genomic region gcaggttgtcctctagtttctcgctcgcgctttgcctcctcttctcgctctcttttgcgaacaggttagccaccatatttgctagtcgcttgctgcagctccacatatttgcCTTGTCTtatctataagcttaaatagtcttgatcgcgagggtgcgagattgctgagtccctgtggctcacagattactattacgccagatgcagggcctgatgattccgctccaggagacgcgcttgagctcaagtgggagttcgacgaagactctcaacgttactatgtttcctttcctgatgatcagtagtggtgcccagttgggggtgatagggaccgtgtcgcatgttgggttctctcttttattttggcgccgtagtcgggccatgagtgtttggatgatgtaatgttatttatgtacttgattgacgtggcgagtgtaagccaactatgttatctcccctttatgatttatattacatgggatgttgtgaagattgcctaacttgcgacatatgccttcaatgcgattatgcctctaagtcgtgcctcgacacgtgggagatatagtcgcatcaagggtgttacaccgtccttcttgaagttcttcttacccttgcctttcttgaacttagtggttttattcaccatcaacacttgatgttcctttttgacttctacctctgctgatttcagcattgcaaatacttcaggaatggtcttttccatcccgtgcatattgaagttcatcacaaagctcttgtagcttggtggaagcgactgaaggattctgtcaatgaccgcgtcatccgggagattaactcccagctgagtcaagtggttatgcaacccagacattttgagtatgtgctcacttacagaactattttcctccatcttacagctgaagaacttgtcggagacttcatatctctcgacccgggaatgagcttggaaaaccattttcaactcttcgaacatctaatatgctccgtgtcgctcaaaacgcttttggagccccggttctaagctgtaaagcatgccgcactaaacgagggagtaatcatcagcacgtgtctgccaagcgttcataacgtcttggttctgtgggacgggtgcgtcacctagcggtgcttctaggacataatctttcttggcagctatgaggatgatcctcaggttccggacccagtccgtatagttgctgccatcgtctttcagcttggttttctctaggaacgcgttgaagttgaggacaacgttggccatttgatctacaagacatattgtaaagattttagactaagttcatgataattaagttcatctaatcaaattattcaatgaactcccacttagatagacatccctccagtcatctaagtataacatgatccgagctgactaggccgtgtccgatcatcacgtgagacggactagtcaacatcggtgaacatcttcatgttgatcgtatcttctatacgactcatgctcgacctttcggtcttctgtgttccgaggccatgtctgtacatgctaggctcgtcaagtcaacctaagtgtattgcgtgtgtaaatctgtcttacacccgttgtatgtgaacgttggaatctatcacacccaatcatcacgtggtgcttcgaaataacgaactgtcgcaacggcgcacagttagggggaacactttcttgaaattattatgagggatcatcttatttactaccgtcgttctaagtaaacaagatgcaaaaacatgataaacatcacatgcaatcaaataataatgacatgatatggccaatatcatatagctcctttgatctccatcttggggctccatgatcatcttgtcaccggcatgacaccatgatctccatcatcatgatctccatcatcatgtctccatgaagttgctcgccaactattacttctactactacggctaacacgtttagcaataaagtaaagtaatttacatggcgtttctcaatgacacgcaggtcatacaaaaaataaagacaactcctatggctcctgccggttgtcatactgatcgacatgcaagtcgtgattcctattacaagaacatgatcaatctcatacatcacatatatcattcatcattcatcacaacctttggccatatcacatcacaaaacacttgctgcaaaaacaagttagacgtcctctaattattgttgcaagtttttacatggctgctataggtttctagcaagaacgtttcttacctacgccaaaaccacaacgtgaattgccaatttctatttacccttcataaggaccctgttcatcgaatccgatccgactaaagtgggagagacagacacccgccagccaccttatgcaactagtgcatgtcagtcggtggaaccggtctcacgtaagcgtacgtgtaaggttggtccgggccacttcatcccacgatgccgcagaATCAAGATAAggctagtaacggcaagcaaattgacaatattgacgcccaaaactactttgtgttctactcgtgcatactaactacgcatagacctagctcatgatgccactgttggggatcatagtagaaaacaaaaaaatttcctacgtttcaccaagatcaatctatggagtcaactagcaacgagaggagagtgcatctacatacccttgtagatcgcgagcggaagcgttcaagagaacggggatgatggagttgtactcgccgtgatccaaatcaccgatgaccaagtgccgaacggacggcacctccgtgttcaacacacgtacggagcggatgacgcctcctccttgatctagcaagggggaaggagagggttgatgaagatccagcagcatgatggcgtggtggtggatgcagcagtgaacgCGGCAGGGTTTCACCGAgcttcagcgagagggagaggtgtagcagggaagagggaggcaccaagacttgaggtgcggctgccctccctcccccctttatataggccccctaggggggtgcgccggccctaggagatgggatctcctaggggggcggcggccaaaggggtggagcacccccaaggcaagtggaggcgccccctcccctagggttcccaaccctaggcgcatgggggcccaagggggggcgcaccagcccactatgggctggttcccctccccacttcagcccatggggccctccgggatgggtggccccacccggtggacccccgggacccatccggtggtcccgatacaatatcggtgaccccgaaactttcccgatggccgaaactacactttctatatataattcttcacctccggacaattccggaactcctcgtgacgtccaggatctcatccgggactccaaacaactttcggattactacatactcatatctatacaaccctagcgtcaccgaaccttaagtgtagaccctacgggttcgggagacaagcagacatgaccgagacgactatctggtcaataaccaacagcgtgatctagatacccatgttggctcccacatgctcctcgatgatctcatcggatgaaccacgatgtcgaggacctaatcaatcccgtactcaattccctttgtcaatcggtacgttacttgcccgagactcgatcgtcggtatcccaataccttgttcagtctcgttaccggcaagtcactttactcgtaccgtaatgcatgatcccgtgatcaaccacttgatcacattgagctcattataatgatgcattaccgagtgggcccagagatacctctccgtcatacggagtgacaaatcccagtctcgattcgtgccaacccaacagacactttcggagatacctgtaatgtacctttatagtcacccagttacgttgtgacgtttggcacacccaaggcactcttacggtatccgggagttgcacaatctcatggtctaaggaaatgatacttgacatccagaaaagctacagcaaatgaactacacgatctttgtgctatgcttaggtttgggtcttgtccatcacatcattctcctaatgatgtgatcccgttatcaatgacatccccatgtccatagccaggaagccatgactatctgttgatcaacgagctagtcaactagaggcacactagggacacattgtggcctatgtattcacacatgtattacgatttccgaataatacaattatagcatgaataatagacaattatcatgaacaaggaaatataataatcattttattattgcctctagggcatatttccaacaatacatGCAACGTTCCAATATCCATTTCCATGCCACGCTTCTAAATACTGCTTGCTCTCTTCAATACTTGTTACTTGGCAACTGTTGGGTAATTCTTGCTATCATTTACATTTTCGCAACCTGAAACACTCAAATGACTCCTTTGTCATTGCTACTAATAATCTTTCTCAAGCAAGTATTGGTTACATGtatgtttttgaaaattttgaaatatgattgtgtgtttatgaaaattatgaaatGGTTTAAATTTATGTTTCTGAAAATTATTAAGTTACTGAAATATGTGtttctattttctgaaattattaaaatgTTACTCAAATTATTGAAATTTTTTGTTTCTAAAATATATGAAATGATAGTTTGTCTCTTATGATTTTCTGAATTAGTCACTGAAATAATTACTTTTTTTAATCATCATTGAATTATATTTTAGTttttaattaaaataataataacaattactccctccataaagaaatgtaattataatagtaataataacaattacatttttatatttctttacggagggagtattgtttTTGATATAACAATACCGAAAATCAAGTAATAACAGATACATAAGTTATACCATGTAGAATACCTTGTATTGCTACTCACGTGGCAGCTTTACATGGCAAGAGCGTTAGAGTGCTTTTGCCAACAAGCATGCTACTAGTGAACAAATCTTAATTGTATATACTGTACACCACAAGCTAGGATTTGCTAAGCACGCAGGCAATTCACCTACTGTTTTCCCCCTcgtcaaaaaagaagaagagaaacacACCCATAACAAGTTTGTTCAAGCCTCACCCGCCAAAAAAGAAGAAGTTCAAGCCATATATCAATCTGAATGAGTCCGGAACAGTTTCATGAGACCATAGGTGACCGCCATCGCCACCAATCCTCCCAGCGCGGCCCTCAGCCCGGCCCGCCCCCCTGGAGCGCGGCCCTGCACCGCCCCGAGGGCGCCGAACGCCGCCAAGGCCAGAGTCGCCGTCGCGACGACCACGGCGACCCGCACCCCGTAGCTTGTCACGAACCACGCCGCGAGCAGCGGGATGGCCGCGCCGGCCGCGAAGGACAGCGCCGAGGCCGCCGACGCGTGGCACGGGTTCGGCAGCCCGGCCCGGTCCGCCGGGTACCCGCGCGCCTCCTCGAGCCGCTGGAGCCCGGCCAGCTCCACGTCCAGCTGCGCGTGGACCGACACGTACTCGCCGATGGCCATGCTGcaggcgccggcgacgaggcccgCCACGCCCGACAGGAGCGCCGCCCGTGGGTCGGCGGGTCGCGCCGCGCCGATGCCGAGCATGAGCGCTGAGGTGGAGACGAGGCCATCGCTTGCGCCGAGGACGGCGGCGCGCAGCCACTGCCCCTGCTGTGACGGCAGCGACATGGCGTCGTGGGTGGCCGTGGCTACGCAGACGGTGCAGAGTTTCATGGCCTCCGGCGCGGGGGTTGGGCCGAGCTCTGCTACAGCGAGCTTGGTGTCATTGTCGGTGGCCATTTTATGTGGGAGCAGAGGCGTGCGACTGCCACACGCACAAAAGCATACGAGAGTGTGGCGAACATAAGACCCCGTATATATACCGACGAGGCAGTAGAGCAGCGAGGCGATTATATGTGAAGGTAACATCTGTAGCAGTATCTGTAGTGATGCACAATGTGACGTCTCCTTAGGAATAACAAGGATTTACATACATAGTCATTTTCACTATCTAGGTATGGTCATATGCACAGTTTATGTGCTTTTGACATCATTTAATTTTTCGTACGTATTTGTTCTGGTGTTCTTAGGAAATGTGGGAATTAGATGTTTCTTACTGTATTGCATATACtttcagattttttttctgttcGAAAAGGCTTAAGGCCATAAATTAAGTATCAGAAGTACTTACAAACACACCCTTACAGAAAAAAATTACATCAAAATTCTTAATGGTGCTAAAGTCTTCTTCCTCCGGCATCCACCGGCAATGCCTCGTGAACAAAGCTCGATGCAGCCTCTGGGCCTCCGCCTCAACGAAGCAAACTTGTTTAAACCCATGAGCTTGTAGAAGTGGTGGCCATGAAGCCATCTATGTAGGTCAGAAGACGTCTGTCCGGGATCTACGTCGCAAATCGCCGTCTGCAGAAGAAGAGGCCGAAAGAGCATGTAAATACTCCAAAGAACACGAAAGCCGATCAAATTGAGATGGATCAATCGGTCACCAAAGCTGACCGGTTGTCATGCCAGAAAAGGGCCTTCTTCCTGGGCGTGGAGTTTCTAATCTCGAGCTAATGCTCCTGGATGAACGGTGAATTCAAAAAAATAGACTTTTTTCATAAAATtatgaaattttgtgtggcaaacTTTAAGAAATGTTTGAATTGCATGTAAGttttcgtcatgaaatcacattgaTGGAAGGCGtgataaaaaaacaaaatccatTCTCTCAAAATGttactttcaaacgcattttggaCCTTTTATTTTTTGCAACGACTTCCACCAATGTGATTTTGTGATAAAAATTTGTAGGCACTTCAAACAATTCTTAAAGTTTGCCAAAAAAAATCaagatttttttatatattttttattttactgttcatccaTGGCATTTGAGTTCGAGATTAGAAGGGTACTTCCATTTCCTATCCCTCAAAGTAATATTCGTGAATGCACAAATCCATGTTGTTTTTGTTGCAGATGGGCTTCAATTGCCCGCCCAAAGGAAATGGTAGCAGCATTATTgttttagagcatcttcaacaggtgCCGAACGTGGCGCGCGTAAAAAATAGCTTTAGCGTGCGCCTATCGCttggtttggcgcggcgcgcagcgaccgctccagcagccgcgctaaaatgcagcgcgcgcgcgcgccgctccagcagcgcgcaaaaaatGCAGCACGCGCGCTCATTCTATAAACTAGAAATATAGGCATTGGAAGCATAAAAACTAGATAGATTGCATAGATTTTAAAcgatacaaaggtattttacatcgAAAACATAGATTGCATAATAACAAAAACGACAAACGATAAAAAACGAGATAGATTGCATAAAAAAAACTACTCTAAGTCGCTATCATCATCACCATTATCATCCTCAGCGGTGTCGTCCGAAGTATCTAGCCAGATGTCCAGCCACCGATCATCGTCCCGCGTGAAGAACGACTGCCCACCTGCTGCAACGAGATCGGACTGCGCATTCGCCAAcgccttccgccgacgcctgtccAACCGCTACTCCCGGCGCCTTTGCGTGTCCTTctcgcggcgccttgcccagtatacctgctcgtaggcgacgtcctccgggtagcgccggcgccactccgccatgacctgctcgtcctcctgggcgacgaggaggcggcgctgccgctcggcgtgctccgcacggtcttgCGCCGTGTtcagacgaggcggcggggcgacgtcgaGCGCCTGCTGGAGCGTGTACACATCTTGGAAGTTCATCTGGCCGCGCGGCCggcctaggcgccacgccgccgcgtc from Triticum aestivum cultivar Chinese Spring chromosome 4A, IWGSC CS RefSeq v2.1, whole genome shotgun sequence harbors:
- the LOC123083864 gene encoding vacuolar iron transporter homolog 4-like, whose protein sequence is MPPRRRGAFGYRGVRLRLNGGYYSEIRSSDLRLGLGTYRTAHEAAHAYDAAAWRLGRPRGQMNFQDVYTLQQALDVAPPPRLNTAQDHTATDVTFTYNRLAALLPRRRTPLLPHKMATDNDTKLAVAELGPTPAPEAMKLCTVCVATATHDAMSLPSQQGQWLRAAVLGASDGLVSTSALMLGIGAARPADPRAALLSGVAGLVAGACSMAIGEYVSVHAQLDVELAGLQRLEEARGYPADRAGLPNPCHASAASALSFAAGAAIPLLAAWFVTSYGVRVAVVVATATLALAAFGALGAVQGRAPGGRAGLRAALGGLVAMAVTYGLMKLFRTHSD